From one Catellatospora sp. IY07-71 genomic stretch:
- a CDS encoding sodium-translocating pyrophosphatase: protein MSGTILAAPGGELALTGKNVSYVIVAAVIALVALGFAAVLVKSVLATGKGTNKMQEIAGAVQEGASAYLFRQFKTLGIFVVLAVILLFVLPVHGDGDELSLKIGRSAFFVVGALFSAFIGGAGMALATRANLRVAAAAREAEGGRENAMAIAFRTGGVVGFLTVGLGLFGAALVVLIYRADAATVLEGFGFGAALLAMFMRVGGGIFTKAADVGADLVGKVEQNIPEDDPRNAATIADNVGDNVGDCAGMAADLFESYAVTLVAALILGRAAFGVEGLVFPLIVSTIGVLIAIVGVFLTRLRKSDKNGLQAINRAFYISAGVSALAVAGASVWYLPKTFAELGKPDVTGNPQIVAIGAVIIGIVLAAAIQALTGYFTETGKRPVQDIGKTSETGPATVVLSGISVGLESAVYSALLIGGAVYGAFLLGGGTLVVSLFAIALAGCGLLTTVGVIVAMDTFGPISDNAQGIAEMSGDIDEQGARTLTELDAVGNTTKAITKGIAIATAVLAATALFGSYTDTLATSLAEAGQTASEVIDEMLNVANPANLVGLLIGVSVVFLFSGLAINAVSRSAGAVVHEVRRQFRELPGIMDGTQRPEYGKVVDICTRDAQRELMTPGLLAVLAPIAVGFGLGAGALASYLAGAIGAGTLMAVFLANSGGAWDNAKKMVEDGAHGGKGSPAHAATVIGDTVGDPFKDTAGPAINPLIKVMNLVSLLIAPAVVALWYGSTENQAARTAIALVAAAIIVVAVFISKRKPITVGGDDSGKADAATPAQRDKVNA from the coding sequence ATGTCCGGGACCATCCTCGCCGCGCCCGGCGGCGAGCTGGCCCTTACCGGCAAGAACGTGTCGTACGTGATTGTCGCGGCCGTGATCGCGCTGGTGGCGCTGGGATTCGCCGCCGTGCTGGTCAAGTCCGTGCTCGCGACCGGTAAGGGCACCAACAAGATGCAGGAGATCGCCGGGGCCGTCCAGGAGGGCGCGTCGGCCTATCTCTTCCGCCAGTTCAAGACGCTCGGCATCTTCGTGGTGCTCGCGGTCATCCTGCTCTTCGTTCTGCCGGTGCACGGCGACGGCGACGAGCTCTCGCTGAAGATCGGCCGTTCGGCCTTCTTCGTGGTGGGTGCGCTGTTCAGCGCGTTCATCGGCGGTGCGGGGATGGCCCTCGCCACCCGTGCCAACCTGCGGGTGGCCGCGGCGGCGCGGGAGGCCGAGGGCGGTCGCGAGAACGCCATGGCGATCGCGTTCCGCACCGGCGGTGTGGTCGGCTTCCTGACGGTGGGCCTCGGCCTGTTCGGCGCCGCGCTGGTGGTGCTGATCTACCGTGCCGACGCCGCGACCGTGCTGGAGGGCTTCGGCTTCGGCGCCGCGCTGCTCGCGATGTTCATGCGGGTCGGCGGCGGCATCTTCACCAAGGCCGCCGACGTCGGCGCCGACCTGGTCGGCAAGGTCGAGCAGAACATCCCCGAGGACGACCCGCGCAACGCGGCCACCATCGCCGACAACGTCGGCGACAACGTGGGCGACTGCGCCGGCATGGCCGCGGACCTGTTCGAGTCGTACGCGGTGACCCTGGTGGCCGCCCTGATCCTGGGCCGGGCCGCGTTCGGCGTGGAGGGCCTGGTCTTCCCGCTGATCGTGTCGACCATCGGGGTGCTGATCGCGATCGTCGGCGTGTTCCTGACCCGCCTGCGCAAGTCCGACAAGAACGGCCTGCAGGCGATCAACCGCGCCTTCTACATCTCGGCCGGCGTGTCCGCGCTCGCGGTGGCGGGCGCTTCGGTGTGGTACCTGCCGAAGACCTTCGCTGAGCTGGGCAAGCCGGATGTGACCGGCAACCCGCAGATCGTCGCCATCGGCGCGGTCATCATCGGCATCGTGCTGGCCGCCGCCATCCAGGCGCTGACCGGCTACTTCACCGAGACCGGCAAGCGGCCGGTGCAGGACATCGGCAAGACGTCCGAGACCGGCCCGGCGACCGTGGTGCTCTCCGGCATCAGCGTCGGCCTGGAGTCGGCGGTCTACTCGGCGCTGCTCATCGGCGGTGCCGTGTACGGCGCGTTCCTGCTGGGCGGCGGCACCCTGGTCGTGTCGCTGTTCGCCATCGCGCTGGCCGGCTGCGGCCTGCTGACCACCGTCGGCGTCATCGTGGCCATGGACACCTTCGGCCCGATCTCCGACAACGCGCAGGGCATCGCCGAGATGTCCGGCGACATCGACGAGCAGGGCGCGCGTACGCTCACCGAGCTCGACGCGGTCGGCAACACCACGAAGGCGATCACCAAGGGCATCGCGATCGCGACGGCCGTGCTGGCCGCGACCGCGCTGTTCGGGTCGTACACCGACACGCTGGCCACCTCGCTGGCCGAGGCGGGCCAGACGGCCTCCGAGGTCATCGACGAGATGCTGAACGTGGCCAACCCGGCGAACCTGGTCGGCCTGCTCATCGGCGTCTCGGTGGTCTTCCTGTTCTCGGGTCTGGCCATCAACGCGGTGTCGCGTTCGGCCGGCGCGGTGGTGCACGAGGTGCGCCGCCAGTTCCGCGAGCTGCCGGGCATCATGGACGGCACGCAGCGTCCCGAGTACGGCAAGGTCGTCGACATCTGCACCCGGGACGCGCAGCGCGAGCTGATGACCCCGGGCCTGCTCGCGGTCCTGGCCCCGATCGCCGTCGGCTTCGGCCTCGGCGCGGGCGCGCTGGCGTCGTACCTGGCCGGTGCGATCGGCGCGGGCACCCTGATGGCGGTGTTCCTGGCCAACTCCGGTGGCGCCTGGGACAACGCGAAGAAGATGGTCGAGGACGGCGCGCACGGCGGCAAGGGCTCGCCGGCGCACGCCGCCACCGTCATCGGTGACACCGTCGGTGACCCGTTCAAGGACACCGCCGGCCCGGCCATCAACCCGCTGATCAAGGTGATGAACCTGGTGTCGCTGCTGATCGCCCCCGCCGTGGTGGCGCTCTGGTACGGCTCCACCGAGAACCAGGCCGCGCGCACCGCGATCGCCCTCGTGGCGGCCGCGATCATCGTGGTGGCGGTGTTCATCAGCAAGCGCAAGCCGATCACGGTCGGCGGCGATGACTCGGGAAAAGCTGACGCTGCGACTCCGGCGCAGCGCGACAAGGTCAACGCCTGA
- a CDS encoding M15 family metallopeptidase, whose amino-acid sequence MAEMVLLSDTAVVETPVAECDECLVDLRTVGALRLDPRLADDAGAYAHVRLSVVDRLVTAQTLLPAGLRLLIVECYRPMALQQHYFEAHKERLRAIQPGHDETWYHRRASRYISPPEVAPHVAGAAVDLTLCTADGTELWMGTQVNDTDSEACHTDSANVSAEAARHRRYLSDALTLVGMVNYPTEWWHWSYGDRYWAHVTGAPKARYGPVSSLPGTPAPSTAQSVATAN is encoded by the coding sequence ATGGCGGAGATGGTGCTGCTGTCGGACACCGCGGTCGTGGAGACGCCGGTCGCCGAGTGCGACGAGTGCCTGGTCGATCTGCGTACGGTCGGCGCGCTGCGCCTGGACCCGCGCCTGGCCGACGACGCGGGGGCGTACGCGCACGTCCGGCTGAGCGTGGTCGACCGGCTGGTCACGGCGCAGACGCTGCTGCCCGCCGGGCTCCGGCTGCTGATCGTCGAGTGCTACCGGCCGATGGCGCTGCAGCAGCACTACTTCGAGGCGCACAAGGAGCGGCTGCGCGCCATCCAGCCCGGCCACGACGAGACCTGGTATCACCGCCGGGCCAGCCGCTACATCTCCCCGCCGGAGGTCGCGCCGCACGTCGCGGGCGCCGCGGTGGACCTCACGCTGTGCACCGCCGACGGCACCGAGCTGTGGATGGGCACGCAGGTCAACGACACCGACAGCGAGGCCTGCCACACCGACTCGGCCAACGTGTCCGCCGAGGCCGCCCGCCACCGGCGCTACCTGTCCGACGCGCTCACGCTGGTCGGCATGGTCAACTACCCCACCGAGTGGTGGCACTGGTCCTACGGCGACCGCTACTGGGCTCACGTCACCGGCGCGCCGAAGGCCCGCTACGGCCCGGTCAGCTCGCTGCCCGGCACCCCGGCGCCGTCCACGGCCCAGTCCGTGGCCACCGCCAACTGA
- a CDS encoding BTAD domain-containing putative transcriptional regulator, translated as MEFRLLGPVSAHHGGQPVPLGGAKPKALLAALLLEHGRVVATSRLVDILWGDEPPDTARALIQTYVSTLRRAFAKHGAGEVIATASPGYVARLDPGTLDSVVFARLLADGRAAAAAGDHPRAAELLRRAGELWQGPALSGLADSGLSAEAARLDELRTAAVEERIAAEIAAGQWGHLAAELTVLVGRHPTNERLRGQLMTVLYRLGRQAEALACYREAREVLIEELGVEPGAELTALHQAILRGETEQLAASPEQAVPGTVRPVPAQLPPVPADFTGRAAEIEALLAALRPGGGAPATQIIAGPGGTGKSTLAVAVGHRLAEHFPDGQLYAELRGMSDAPAEPGEVLARFLRALGVEQAQLPEGAEERADLYRTLLAQRRMLIVLDDAASAQQVRPLLPGRPGCAVVITSRDRLAGLPGTTLTDLRVLDAEEALLLLRRLAGDERVDEDVEAARRIVDYCGHLPLALRIVSARLAGRRALPLKPLADRLADESRRLNHLSAGDVGVRSSIELSYRALDPQSSSTLRRLGWFGVPDFSPWVVSWLVETSLAEAEELVEQLVDAHLVEFVGVDRMGGLRYRLHDLIRLYARESAALEEPGPELAEAVARALRGWLALIHRTAADSPPAEIRWRRPFSPHDVEDELTALVIADPWDWFEAEQSALASGVERALALGLHDLVCEFASARNASAFMGANRFDARTRVIEAALTAARRAGKPHDEAVILTELGQLRYDQDRYTEARQHFRASLSLFRELNDQAGQAAALAGLGIACREPGRFAEGVHFLDQAAALLEQAGDDIGIGYSRRIAGSVRLELGDYPGALADLTASLAAYRCAGSRLGEGHTLRTLGLYHRARDEWAEAERHCRASADIFHELGDELMEAYAVRALAKTRLRQGHADEALTRLEWALSVSHTMGDRWGQGATLRVLGQLHLAEQRLDLAEACLDAARDIWQAMEVPVWQARIERDRASLLAARGDDEGARSALERARRVFHDHGAREFHELGA; from the coding sequence GTGGAGTTCCGGCTGCTGGGGCCCGTCTCCGCCCACCACGGCGGACAGCCCGTGCCGCTCGGCGGCGCGAAGCCGAAGGCCCTGCTCGCGGCCCTGCTGCTGGAGCACGGCCGGGTCGTGGCGACCAGCCGCCTGGTCGACATCCTGTGGGGCGACGAGCCGCCCGACACCGCCCGCGCGCTGATCCAGACGTACGTCTCGACGCTGCGCCGCGCGTTCGCCAAGCACGGCGCGGGGGAGGTCATCGCCACCGCCTCGCCCGGGTACGTCGCCCGCCTCGACCCCGGCACGCTGGACAGCGTGGTGTTCGCCCGGCTGCTGGCCGACGGGCGCGCCGCCGCGGCCGCGGGCGACCACCCGCGCGCCGCCGAGCTGCTGCGCCGCGCGGGCGAGCTGTGGCAGGGCCCGGCGCTGTCCGGGTTGGCGGACTCCGGCCTGTCCGCCGAGGCGGCGCGGCTGGACGAGCTGCGTACGGCCGCGGTCGAGGAGCGCATCGCGGCGGAGATCGCGGCGGGCCAGTGGGGGCACCTGGCCGCCGAGCTGACCGTGCTCGTCGGCCGCCACCCCACCAACGAGCGCCTGCGCGGCCAGCTGATGACCGTGCTCTACCGGCTGGGCCGCCAGGCCGAGGCGCTGGCCTGCTACCGCGAGGCGCGCGAGGTGCTGATCGAGGAGTTGGGCGTGGAGCCCGGCGCCGAGCTGACCGCGCTGCACCAAGCGATCCTGCGCGGTGAGACCGAGCAGCTGGCCGCCTCGCCGGAGCAGGCGGTGCCGGGCACGGTCCGCCCGGTGCCCGCCCAGCTGCCCCCGGTGCCCGCCGACTTCACCGGCCGCGCGGCCGAGATCGAGGCGCTGCTGGCGGCGCTGCGGCCGGGCGGCGGCGCGCCCGCGACGCAGATCATCGCCGGGCCGGGTGGCACCGGGAAGTCCACCCTGGCCGTCGCGGTCGGGCACCGGCTCGCCGAGCACTTCCCCGACGGCCAGCTGTACGCGGAGCTGCGCGGCATGAGCGACGCCCCGGCCGAGCCGGGCGAGGTGCTGGCGCGTTTCCTGCGCGCGCTCGGGGTGGAGCAGGCCCAGCTGCCCGAGGGCGCCGAGGAGCGGGCCGACCTCTACCGCACGCTGCTGGCCCAGCGGCGCATGCTGATCGTGCTCGACGACGCCGCGTCGGCGCAGCAGGTGCGCCCGCTGCTGCCGGGGCGGCCGGGTTGTGCCGTGGTGATCACCAGCCGGGACCGGCTCGCCGGGCTGCCCGGCACCACGCTGACCGACCTGCGCGTGCTCGACGCGGAGGAGGCGCTGCTCCTGCTGCGCCGCCTGGCGGGCGACGAGCGGGTGGACGAGGACGTCGAGGCGGCCCGCCGGATCGTCGACTACTGCGGGCACCTGCCGCTGGCGCTGCGGATCGTCAGCGCGCGGCTGGCCGGGCGGCGCGCGCTGCCGCTCAAGCCGCTGGCCGACCGGCTCGCCGACGAGAGCCGTCGGCTCAACCACCTGTCCGCCGGGGATGTCGGCGTACGCAGCAGCATCGAGCTGAGCTACCGGGCGCTGGACCCGCAGAGCAGCTCCACGCTGCGCCGGCTCGGCTGGTTCGGGGTGCCCGACTTCTCCCCCTGGGTGGTGTCCTGGCTGGTGGAGACGAGCCTGGCCGAGGCCGAGGAGCTGGTCGAGCAGCTGGTCGACGCGCACCTGGTCGAGTTCGTCGGCGTCGACCGGATGGGTGGCCTGCGCTACCGCCTGCACGACCTGATCCGGCTCTACGCCCGGGAGAGCGCGGCGCTGGAGGAGCCGGGCCCGGAGCTGGCCGAGGCGGTCGCCCGCGCGCTGCGCGGCTGGCTGGCGCTGATCCACCGGACCGCCGCCGACTCGCCGCCCGCCGAGATCCGCTGGCGGCGGCCGTTCAGCCCGCACGACGTCGAGGACGAGCTGACCGCGCTGGTCATCGCGGACCCGTGGGACTGGTTCGAGGCGGAGCAGTCCGCCCTGGCCTCCGGGGTGGAGCGGGCGCTCGCGCTGGGTCTGCACGACCTGGTCTGCGAGTTCGCCTCGGCGCGCAACGCGTCGGCGTTCATGGGCGCGAACCGGTTCGACGCGCGCACCCGCGTGATCGAGGCGGCGCTCACCGCGGCCCGGCGCGCGGGCAAGCCGCACGACGAGGCGGTCATCCTCACCGAGCTGGGCCAGCTACGTTACGACCAGGACCGCTACACCGAGGCGCGGCAGCACTTCCGGGCCTCGCTGAGCCTCTTCCGCGAGCTGAACGACCAGGCGGGACAGGCCGCCGCGCTGGCCGGGCTGGGCATCGCCTGCCGCGAGCCGGGCCGGTTCGCCGAGGGCGTGCACTTCCTCGACCAGGCCGCGGCGCTGCTGGAGCAGGCCGGGGACGACATCGGCATCGGCTACTCCCGGCGCATCGCCGGCTCGGTGCGGCTGGAGCTGGGCGACTACCCGGGGGCGCTGGCCGACCTGACCGCGTCGCTGGCCGCGTACCGCTGCGCGGGCAGCCGCCTGGGCGAGGGCCACACGCTGCGCACGCTCGGCCTCTACCACCGCGCCCGAGACGAGTGGGCCGAGGCCGAGCGGCACTGCCGCGCGTCCGCCGACATCTTCCACGAGCTCGGCGACGAGCTGATGGAGGCGTACGCGGTGCGCGCGCTGGCCAAGACCCGGCTGCGGCAGGGCCACGCCGACGAGGCGCTGACCCGCCTGGAGTGGGCGCTGTCGGTCAGCCACACCATGGGTGACCGCTGGGGGCAGGGCGCGACGCTGCGCGTGCTGGGCCAGCTGCACCTCGCCGAGCAGCGGCTCGACCTGGCCGAGGCGTGCCTCGACGCGGCCCGCGACATCTGGCAGGCCATGGAGGTGCCGGTCTGGCAGGCCCGCATCGAGCGCGACCGGGCGTCGCTGCTGGCCGCGCGGGGTGACGACGAGGGCGCGCGGTCGGCGCTGGAGCGCGCCCGCCGGGTCTTCCACGACCACGGCGCCCGCGAGTTCCACGAACTCGGCGCCTGA
- a CDS encoding S8 family serine peptidase, with product MFSPSQSSLFRRRRWQLVSAATAVPMLAAGFAVLQAPALAAPQKPAVPARATATHTVTLVTGDVVTVTTMGDGKQTAEVDRPDNAVGGVRVQQIKGDLYVIPDEAMGLLTADKLDKRLFNVTDLIEMGYDDAKAGGVPLIATYAPSKARAAADPAAPKGSKLVRRLSGIRASALKADKKQARTFWTTVAPQGSATVGQHEAALGAGVAKLWLDGRVEVNLKESVPLIGAPEAWAAGFTGDGVTVAVLDTGIDVNHPDLKNQIDATASFVPGEAITDVNGHGTHVAGTIVGTGEASGGDYKGVAPDADLIVGKVLGGEEGYGQDSWIIAGMEWAAQQGADVVNMSLGDTYPTDGSDPMSQTVDALSAQYGTLFVIAAGNAGPETISTPGAAASALTVAATDKQDQLAYFSSTGPLAFSGGMKPDIAAPGVDITAARSQEMTDGGEGLYRTISGTSMATPHVVGAAAILAQQHPDWTGAQLKEHLMSTAKGLADGYSPYEVGTGRLDVAAAIGTAVRGTGSLFFGNYTWPHEPADVAVTKDLTFTNTGDADVTLNLALTNTGGPFTLGAATVTVPAGAKATVPVTGDPQAAAAGARHVGYVVGTDAATGQAVTRTSVALIKEDERYDLNIKLVGKDGKPAAGWVGIFKPMEWPWSVYVDGSTTMRMMPGTYTVVSELDVAGEKADRSGLAVLVDPETVLGTGSATVVLDASKARLLDTAAPQRAEDRQRKVDMNIHYTGVDPWFDFRYAYQLPVAYDDIYVSPTEQMTTGEFMMVTRWRKGQPLLDLSTLGGLLRFDTLVQAGSALGTATDRLDTVYAGKGTAADYQKVKAKGRVAVVVRSDEVLPEERAAAAAAAGAKALVVVNDGPGGLMEYVGESAIPVATVHRDAGKALVALAKLGLRLTVQQTEYTPFIYDLTRRYPNQVPDRALVYKPSRADLARIDARYYATTDGEAEGVRTDADFSPAVGFPEREWHPGTRTEWVTPDQSWVEGHMQYFGGMPWAMASGYNTYAKGSTTRLDWFAPLSRPAQGESFLVYNSRWQNYMTWNVQAWASSSDNLRLGGYLPWGETPTELKVYQGDTLLHHNEHSTDMQWVEVPAGNLPYRAVLDAERPGDVFRLSTRTHTEWTFMSDTGRNPDYFEPFSVLNLDYKLETDLHGDVKAGSTQEIALKPVSMGFDRAPVPGTVTKVTLDVSYDDGATWSKVTLTKGADGYWTGSFKTAHKAGGFISVRASAETDSGYSVKNEVIRAYGLR from the coding sequence ATGTTCTCCCCCTCACAGTCTTCCCTCTTCCGGCGCAGGCGGTGGCAGCTGGTCTCGGCGGCCACCGCGGTGCCGATGCTGGCGGCGGGTTTCGCCGTGCTGCAGGCGCCCGCACTGGCCGCGCCGCAGAAGCCGGCCGTTCCGGCCAGGGCCACCGCGACCCACACGGTCACGCTGGTGACCGGCGACGTCGTCACGGTCACCACGATGGGCGACGGTAAGCAGACCGCCGAGGTCGACCGACCGGACAACGCGGTCGGCGGCGTGCGCGTGCAGCAGATCAAGGGCGACCTCTACGTCATCCCGGACGAGGCCATGGGCCTGCTCACGGCGGACAAGCTGGACAAGCGCCTGTTCAACGTCACGGACCTGATCGAGATGGGGTACGACGACGCGAAGGCCGGCGGCGTGCCGCTGATCGCGACGTACGCGCCGAGCAAGGCCCGCGCCGCGGCGGATCCGGCCGCGCCCAAGGGCAGCAAGCTGGTCCGCCGCCTGTCCGGCATCCGCGCGTCCGCGCTGAAGGCAGACAAGAAGCAGGCCCGCACGTTCTGGACCACCGTCGCGCCACAGGGCAGCGCGACGGTGGGGCAGCACGAGGCGGCGCTGGGCGCCGGCGTGGCCAAGCTGTGGCTGGACGGCCGCGTCGAGGTCAACCTCAAGGAGAGCGTGCCGCTGATCGGCGCGCCCGAGGCCTGGGCCGCCGGTTTCACCGGTGACGGCGTCACGGTCGCGGTGCTCGACACCGGCATCGACGTGAACCACCCGGACCTGAAGAACCAGATCGACGCCACCGCCAGCTTCGTGCCGGGCGAGGCGATCACCGACGTCAACGGCCACGGCACCCATGTGGCGGGCACCATCGTGGGCACCGGCGAGGCGTCCGGCGGCGACTACAAGGGCGTCGCCCCCGACGCCGACCTGATCGTCGGCAAGGTGCTCGGCGGCGAGGAGGGCTACGGCCAGGACTCCTGGATCATCGCCGGCATGGAGTGGGCCGCCCAGCAGGGCGCCGACGTCGTCAACATGAGCCTCGGCGACACGTACCCGACCGACGGCAGCGACCCGATGTCGCAGACGGTCGACGCGCTGTCCGCGCAGTACGGCACGCTGTTCGTCATCGCCGCGGGCAACGCGGGCCCGGAGACCATCTCCACCCCGGGCGCGGCCGCCTCGGCGCTGACCGTCGCCGCGACGGACAAGCAGGACCAGCTCGCGTACTTCTCCTCCACCGGCCCGCTGGCCTTCTCCGGCGGCATGAAGCCGGACATCGCGGCACCCGGCGTGGACATCACCGCGGCCCGCTCGCAGGAGATGACCGACGGCGGCGAGGGCCTCTACCGCACCATCAGCGGCACCTCGATGGCCACCCCGCACGTGGTCGGCGCGGCGGCGATCCTGGCGCAGCAGCACCCGGACTGGACCGGCGCGCAGCTCAAGGAACACCTGATGAGCACGGCCAAGGGCCTGGCCGACGGGTACTCGCCGTACGAGGTGGGCACCGGCCGGCTCGACGTCGCCGCCGCGATCGGCACCGCGGTGCGCGGCACCGGCTCGCTGTTCTTCGGCAACTACACCTGGCCCCACGAGCCGGCCGACGTCGCCGTGACGAAGGACCTGACCTTCACCAACACCGGCGACGCCGACGTGACGCTGAACCTGGCGCTGACCAACACCGGCGGCCCGTTCACGCTGGGCGCGGCCACGGTGACCGTGCCGGCGGGCGCTAAGGCGACCGTCCCGGTGACCGGCGACCCGCAGGCCGCCGCCGCCGGCGCGCGGCACGTCGGCTACGTGGTCGGCACCGACGCGGCCACCGGCCAGGCGGTGACCCGCACCTCCGTGGCGCTGATCAAGGAGGACGAGCGCTACGACCTGAACATCAAGCTGGTCGGCAAGGATGGCAAGCCCGCGGCCGGCTGGGTCGGGATCTTCAAGCCGATGGAGTGGCCGTGGTCGGTCTACGTCGACGGTTCGACCACCATGCGGATGATGCCCGGCACGTACACGGTCGTCAGCGAACTCGACGTGGCCGGTGAGAAGGCGGACCGGTCCGGCCTGGCGGTGCTCGTCGACCCGGAGACCGTGCTCGGCACCGGCTCCGCGACCGTGGTGCTGGACGCGAGCAAGGCGCGCCTGCTGGACACCGCGGCCCCGCAGCGGGCGGAGGACCGCCAGCGCAAGGTCGACATGAACATCCACTACACCGGCGTCGACCCGTGGTTCGACTTCCGCTACGCGTACCAGCTGCCGGTGGCGTACGACGACATCTACGTCTCGCCGACGGAGCAGATGACCACGGGTGAGTTCATGATGGTCACCCGCTGGCGCAAGGGCCAGCCGCTGCTCGACCTGAGCACGCTGGGCGGCCTGCTCCGCTTCGACACGCTCGTGCAGGCGGGCAGCGCCCTGGGCACCGCGACGGACCGGCTGGACACGGTCTACGCGGGCAAGGGCACGGCGGCCGACTACCAGAAGGTCAAGGCCAAGGGCAGGGTGGCCGTCGTCGTGCGCAGCGACGAGGTCCTGCCCGAGGAGCGCGCCGCGGCCGCGGCCGCGGCCGGTGCCAAGGCACTGGTCGTGGTCAACGACGGCCCCGGCGGCCTGATGGAGTACGTCGGCGAGTCGGCGATCCCGGTCGCCACCGTGCACCGCGATGCGGGTAAGGCGCTCGTCGCCCTGGCCAAGCTCGGCCTCAGGCTCACCGTGCAGCAGACCGAGTACACGCCGTTCATCTACGACCTGACCCGCCGGTACCCGAACCAGGTGCCGGATCGGGCCCTGGTCTACAAGCCGAGCCGAGCCGACCTGGCCCGGATCGACGCCCGCTACTACGCGACCACGGACGGCGAGGCAGAGGGCGTCCGGACCGACGCCGACTTCAGCCCGGCGGTCGGCTTCCCCGAGCGGGAGTGGCACCCGGGCACCCGCACCGAGTGGGTGACGCCGGACCAGTCCTGGGTGGAGGGCCACATGCAGTACTTCGGCGGCATGCCCTGGGCGATGGCGTCGGGCTACAACACCTACGCCAAGGGCAGCACGACCCGGCTGGACTGGTTCGCTCCGCTGAGCCGCCCCGCTCAGGGCGAGTCCTTCCTCGTGTACAACTCGCGCTGGCAGAACTACATGACCTGGAACGTGCAGGCGTGGGCCTCGTCGAGTGACAACCTGCGGCTCGGCGGTTACCTGCCGTGGGGCGAGACGCCGACCGAGCTGAAGGTGTACCAGGGCGACACGCTCCTGCACCACAACGAGCACAGCACGGACATGCAGTGGGTGGAGGTGCCGGCGGGCAACCTGCCCTACCGCGCCGTGCTCGACGCGGAGCGGCCTGGTGACGTGTTCCGGCTGTCGACGCGTACCCACACCGAGTGGACCTTCATGTCCGACACCGGCCGGAACCCGGACTACTTCGAGCCGTTCTCGGTGCTGAACCTGGACTACAAGCTGGAGACGGACCTGCACGGTGACGTGAAGGCCGGGTCCACGCAGGAGATCGCGCTGAAGCCGGTGTCGATGGGCTTCGACCGCGCTCCGGTGCCGGGCACCGTCACCAAGGTGACGCTGGACGTCTCCTACGACGACGGCGCCACCTGGAGCAAGGTGACCCTGACCAAGGGTGCCGACGGCTACTGGACCGGTTCGTTCAAGACCGCGCACAAGGCCGGCGGCTTCATCTCGGTGCGCGCGAGCGCCGAGACGGACAGCGGCTACAGCGTCAAGAACGAGGTCATCCGGGCGTACGGCCTGCGATGA
- a CDS encoding LuxR family transcriptional regulator, protein MLGALGLGPDEEAVYRALLGRPSATAMLLADALELTEPVVEKSLGRLVEWGLALRSGGEAFTAAPPAMALGALITERRDGLRMAEQALVTFAEEHRAAVAGRSINDLIEVVTGVDAIRLRFQQVQQAARREIRNFVTAPYIAVRPGQNSQEDAAARRGVRFRVVLERPVLAEPDIVAEVVDSLHRGVELRVVDSLPMKLILADDDLALVPITAPTATLPGSEPGAVLLHRSGLLAALEALFETVWQRAYPLQLSAFAGELPYVEQEGDSLTELDRRILALLLSGLTDQAVATQLDLSLRTLQRRLRHLMDLAGVESRMQLGWHASRHGWA, encoded by the coding sequence ATGCTGGGAGCGCTGGGGCTCGGTCCCGACGAGGAGGCCGTCTACCGTGCGCTGCTCGGACGGCCCAGCGCCACCGCGATGCTGCTGGCCGACGCGCTGGAGCTGACCGAGCCGGTGGTCGAGAAGAGCCTCGGCCGGCTCGTCGAGTGGGGATTGGCGCTGCGCTCGGGCGGCGAGGCGTTCACCGCCGCGCCGCCGGCGATGGCGCTCGGCGCCCTGATCACCGAACGCCGCGACGGGCTGCGCATGGCCGAGCAGGCCCTCGTCACCTTCGCCGAGGAGCACCGCGCCGCCGTCGCCGGGCGCAGCATCAACGACCTGATCGAGGTGGTGACCGGCGTGGACGCGATCCGGCTGCGCTTCCAGCAGGTGCAGCAGGCCGCTCGCCGGGAGATCCGGAACTTCGTCACCGCCCCCTACATCGCCGTGCGGCCGGGACAGAACTCCCAGGAGGACGCCGCCGCCCGCCGCGGCGTCAGGTTCCGGGTGGTGCTGGAGCGCCCGGTGCTGGCCGAGCCGGACATCGTCGCGGAGGTCGTCGACTCGCTGCATCGTGGCGTCGAGCTGCGCGTCGTGGACAGCCTCCCGATGAAGCTCATCCTGGCCGACGACGACCTGGCCCTGGTGCCGATCACCGCTCCCACCGCGACGCTGCCCGGCAGCGAACCCGGTGCCGTGCTACTGCACCGCAGCGGGCTGCTGGCCGCGCTGGAGGCGCTGTTCGAGACGGTCTGGCAGCGGGCGTACCCGCTGCAGCTGTCCGCGTTCGCGGGGGAGCTGCCCTACGTCGAGCAGGAGGGCGACAGCCTGACCGAGCTGGACCGGCGGATCCTCGCGCTGCTGCTGTCCGGCCTGACCGACCAGGCCGTCGCGACCCAGCTCGACCTGTCCCTGCGCACGCTGCAGCGCCGGCTGCGCCACCTGATGGACCTGGCCGGCGTGGAGAGCCGCATGCAGCTCGGCTGGCACGCTTCCCGCCACGGCTGGGCCTGA